In the genome of Pseudonocardia cypriaca, the window CCGTGCTGGTCCTGGGCGAGCGGCTCTCGGCTCCGGTCACAGCAGGCGCGATCCTGCTGCTCGGCGGGCTCGTGATCGTCACCCGCCGAGCGTCTCCCGAGAAGCGTGCTCTCCGATCAGCCGTCTGACCGGCGGGCGGCCCGCAGCGCCACCGGCGCGCCCGCCAGATCCTCGTCGTTGCACAGCAGCTTGACCTCGTAGTACGGCGACCCGTCCTGATCGTCGTAGTCGAGGTGGATGGCGATCACGTCGACCGGCTCGCCCAGCCACTCCTGGGTGCGCCGAAGCCACGTGGCCGCCCGTTCCAGGGCGGTCGGCAGGTCGTCGTCGCTGAACTGGACGGGGCGAAAGGGCACATCGTGGATCTGGTCCTGCGGGTGGTCGGGTCGGGGGAGCTCGGCCGCCAATCCGGAGTCGTCGAGTCGCAGGTCCATCGGGCGTTCACTCACGCACCCGAGTCTGGCGAGTCCTGCGACAACCGACAAGCGGCACGCCGAGAAGGTGCGACGACACCCGTGCCCGCGCCCAGTCAGCGGTGCTGGACCGCCTGCTCCGCCGTGGCCAGCCACTCGCGCCACTGCCCGGCCTGGCTCTCGGCCTGCTCGGCCCGGCGGGTGTCGCCCGCTGCCCGTGCCTTCTCGGCCTGGGCCTCGAACTGGGCCACCCGCTCGCGGAACTGCGCCACCCGCGCCTCGGCCTCCGGGTCGGTGCGTTGCCACTGCCGGTCGGCCGCGTCGCGGACCTTCTCCTCGACGGCGCGCAGCCGGGCCTCGAGGGGCCGGATCTCGTCGCGCGGGACCTTGCCGATCTCCTCCCAGCGTTCCTGGATGGTGCGCAGTGCCGCGCGCGCCGCCGCCGGGTCGGAGGTGTCGATCCGCTCGGCCTCGACGAGCAGCGCCTTCTTGGCCTCGGCGTTGGCCGCGAACTCGGCGTCGCGCTCGGCGAACGTGTCCGAGCGGCGGGCGAAGAAGGCGTCCTGCGCCGTGCGGAAGCGCTGCCACAGCGCGTCGTCGGCCTCCTTCTGCGCGCGCCCCGCCGCCTTCCACTCGGCCATCAGGTCGCGGAACCGGGCGGCGGTGGGACCCCAGTCGTCGGAGTCGGCGAGCTTCTCGGCCTCGAGGGCCAGCTCCTCCTTGCGCGCCTTCGCCGCTGCGCGCTGGCGGTCGAGGTCGGCGAAGTGGGAGCCGCGGCGGCGGTTGAACGACTCGCGGGCCTTCGAGAACCGCTTCCACAGCAGCTCGTCGGTCTTTCGGTCGATGCCGCGGATGGTGCGCCACTCGTCGAGGATCGACTTGAACCGGTCGCCTGCCTGCTTCCACTGCGTTGCCTCGGCGGCGAGCACCTCGGCCTCGGCGGCGAGGGCCTCCTTGCGTGCCACGGCCGCGCTGCGCTGGGCGTCGCGAGCCGAGCGGGCGGCGCCCACGGCGGCGTCCGCCTCGGCGACCAGCTCGTCGAGCCGCGCGCGCAGCCCGACGAGATCGCCGACGACGGTGGCGTCGTCGAGCCCGTCCCGGATGCTCTTCGCGCTGCT includes:
- a CDS encoding DUF349 domain-containing protein, whose product is MPGPPPARPAPPRPAPPPRPAPPARPAPQAAPRPEPAPAPVVDPLAHSSVAVASADPGRWGRVDAEGTIYVRTADGERVVGSWQAGAPEEGLAHFARRFDDMLTEVELLATRLAAGGGDPKHTLSSAKSIRDGLDDATVVGDLVGLRARLDELVAEADAAVGAARSARDAQRSAAVARKEALAAEAEVLAAEATQWKQAGDRFKSILDEWRTIRGIDRKTDELLWKRFSKARESFNRRRGSHFADLDRQRAAAKARKEELALEAEKLADSDDWGPTAARFRDLMAEWKAAGRAQKEADDALWQRFRTAQDAFFARRSDTFAERDAEFAANAEAKKALLVEAERIDTSDPAAARAALRTIQERWEEIGKVPRDEIRPLEARLRAVEEKVRDAADRQWQRTDPEAEARVAQFRERVAQFEAQAEKARAAGDTRRAEQAESQAGQWREWLATAEQAVQHR